Genomic segment of Mycolicibacterium sarraceniae:
GCCAGGAGCCGGTCCAGCACATCGCGATAGAGGTCGGTCCGCTGAGACTGCCGGTAGGGCTCGTACGGGCCACCGACCTCGGGCCCCTCGTCCCAGTTCAGGCCCAGCCAGCGCAATGCATCCAGCAGCGCGGCATAGCTTTCCTCGGAGTCACGCGCGGCGTCGGTGTCCTCGATGCGAAACACGAACGTACCGCCGGTGTGCCGCGCGTAGGCCCAGTTGAACAACGCGGTGCGCACCATACCGACATGCGGGATACCGGTCGGCGACGGGCAGAACCGCACGCGCACTAAATCATTGGCCGCCGCGGTCATCAGTTGCCCTTTCGGATCACAGGATTCGACAGCGTCCCGATGCCCTCGATGCTGACGCTGACGGTGTCACCGTGCTCGAGCGGTCCCACTCCCTCCGGCGTTCCGGTGAGGATGAGATCACCCGGCAACAGGGTCATCACCGCCGAGATCCACTCGATGATGGCCCCGATATCGTGGATCATCAGCGAGGTCCGGCTCAGCTGACGCACCTGACCGTTGACCTCGGTGCGGATCTCCAGATCGGACGGGTCCAGATCGGTGACGATCCAGGGGCCCACCGGACAGAAGGTGTCATGACCTTTAGCCCGGATCCACTGACCGTCGGCCTGCTGCTGGTCGCGGGCAGACACGTCATTGGCAATCGTGTAGCCCAGGATGTTCTCGGCGGCACGGGAAGCCGGGACGTCCTTGCACGGCCGGCCGATGACGGCGGCCAGCTCACCCTCGTGGTGGACCGGGGAAGCATTGGCGGGCAATTGAATTGGCACACCAGGCCCGATGATCGCGGTATTGGGCTTGAGGAAGATGACCGGGTCTTCCGGCGCCTCACCGCCCATCTCCTCGATGTGAGCGGCGTAGTTCTTGCCCATGCAGACCACCTTGCTGGCCAGGATAGGCGCGAGCAGTCGCACGTCGGCGAGCGGCCAAGACCGACCGGTGAAAGTGGGCGTGCCGAATGGATGCTCGGCAATCTCGCGAACGATTTCACTCCCCGAGTCCCCTTCGATGCTCACGAAGGCGACCCCGTCGGGACTGGCGATTCGACCCAGGCGCATTCGTCACAGCCTAGCGGTTCGGGGGTAAAAGGCCCCGAACCGGCGTTGATCGAGCAGCCACGCAGGGCTGCAGTCGTACTTCTGCTGCGGCACCACTCACTTTAGCTAACTC
This window contains:
- a CDS encoding fumarylacetoacetate hydrolase family protein, with translation MRLGRIASPDGVAFVSIEGDSGSEIVREIAEHPFGTPTFTGRSWPLADVRLLAPILASKVVCMGKNYAAHIEEMGGEAPEDPVIFLKPNTAIIGPGVPIQLPANASPVHHEGELAAVIGRPCKDVPASRAAENILGYTIANDVSARDQQQADGQWIRAKGHDTFCPVGPWIVTDLDPSDLEIRTEVNGQVRQLSRTSLMIHDIGAIIEWISAVMTLLPGDLILTGTPEGVGPLEHGDTVSVSIEGIGTLSNPVIRKGN